A portion of the Nitrospinota bacterium genome contains these proteins:
- a CDS encoding type Z 30S ribosomal protein S14 — protein sequence MAKKCLIAKANRKPKFDVRKYNRCKICGRPRAYLRKFEMCRICFRELALKGEIPGVIKASW from the coding sequence GTGGCGAAGAAATGTCTTATAGCGAAAGCTAACAGAAAACCTAAATTTGATGTTCGTAAATATAACAGATGTAAAATCTGTGGAAGACCAAGGGCATACTTGCGAAAATTTGAGATGTGCAGGATATGTTTTAGAGAGTTAGCTTTGAAGGGTGAAATTCCTGGTGTAATCAAGGCTAGCTGGTAA